A single Cupriavidus sp. D39 DNA region contains:
- a CDS encoding primosomal protein N', whose amino-acid sequence MTSPAIPDEAGPAAAEPSGRAPLAVVQVALDTPADDVFDYLAGPEVQPGELVTVPFGRRTLVGVAVSRCAHSDVPADKLRAVAQRLDWLPPLGAHWIALAGFAARYYHRCLGEVMLPALPPALREADGWARLALRARSEHYRVAPGQGEALLAAVPPRARTVLALAQALVAAARQGQAVSAAEARVLCSAAPSRLAEWAEAGWVTSERADQPLLGAPSAAEPSTAPPLHEEQRVAVEAIGQAKGFAPFLLHGVTGSGKTEVYLHAMAEVLARDAQAQVLMLVPEINLTPQLQGRIASRFPHLPLAVLHSGLADQERTLQWLAAHRGEARIVLGTRLAVLASLPHLALIVVDEEHDTSYKQQEGLRYSARDLAVWRAKQLGAAVVLGSATPSMESWWRAEQGTYRKLVLRERAQTDATLPTVRLIDINQERQRQRALYEGLSVPLLNAIEARLHRGEQSLLFLNRRGYAPVLACDSCGWLSGCPRCSAYMVLHRPERRLRCHHCGLESPVPHHCPDCGNVDVAPLGRGTQRIEEALAARFPQARIARIDADSTRRKGSAQAMFDEVHAGEVDILVGTQMVAKGHDFQRVTLVGIVHPDAAMFSHDFRAAEHLFASLMQVAGRAGRAGLAGEVLIQTRYPDASALQALVRHDYDGFAATQLRERRQAGLPLFAYQVLVTADHAELERALAFLQSARNRADACRMAPEVQLHDPVPMSMVRVANRERAQMLVESTSRLALQRFISEWVQTFGEALADAKGVRWQLEIDPLRI is encoded by the coding sequence GTGACGTCGCCGGCGATCCCCGACGAAGCCGGTCCGGCCGCCGCAGAGCCCTCCGGCCGCGCACCGCTTGCCGTGGTGCAGGTGGCCCTCGATACGCCGGCTGACGATGTCTTCGATTACCTTGCTGGGCCGGAAGTACAGCCCGGCGAACTGGTCACGGTGCCGTTCGGCCGCCGCACGCTGGTCGGCGTGGCCGTATCGCGTTGCGCGCACTCCGATGTACCCGCCGACAAGCTGCGTGCCGTGGCGCAGCGCCTGGACTGGCTGCCGCCGCTTGGCGCCCACTGGATCGCGCTGGCGGGCTTTGCTGCTCGCTATTACCACCGCTGCCTCGGCGAAGTCATGCTGCCCGCGTTGCCCCCCGCATTGCGCGAGGCCGACGGCTGGGCGCGGCTGGCACTGCGTGCCCGCAGCGAACACTACCGCGTAGCCCCGGGGCAGGGCGAGGCGCTGTTGGCGGCGGTGCCGCCGCGCGCCCGCACCGTGCTGGCGCTGGCTCAGGCGCTGGTGGCTGCAGCCAGGCAAGGGCAGGCGGTATCCGCCGCCGAGGCGCGCGTGCTCTGCAGCGCGGCGCCGTCGCGCCTGGCGGAGTGGGCCGAGGCCGGCTGGGTGACCTCCGAGCGGGCCGACCAGCCCTTGCTGGGCGCGCCCTCGGCTGCCGAGCCGTCCACCGCGCCGCCGCTGCACGAAGAGCAGCGCGTGGCCGTGGAGGCGATCGGGCAGGCCAAGGGATTTGCGCCCTTCCTGCTCCATGGCGTCACCGGCAGCGGCAAGACCGAGGTCTACCTGCACGCCATGGCCGAAGTGCTGGCGCGCGATGCGCAGGCGCAGGTGCTGATGCTGGTGCCCGAGATCAACCTCACCCCGCAGCTGCAAGGCCGGATTGCCTCGCGCTTCCCCCATCTGCCGCTCGCAGTGCTGCACAGCGGCCTGGCCGACCAGGAGCGCACCCTGCAGTGGCTGGCCGCGCACCGCGGCGAGGCCCGCATCGTGTTGGGCACGCGGCTGGCGGTGCTGGCTTCGCTGCCGCACCTGGCGCTGATCGTGGTCGACGAGGAGCACGACACCTCCTACAAGCAGCAGGAAGGCCTGCGCTACTCCGCACGCGACCTGGCCGTATGGCGGGCCAAGCAGCTCGGCGCGGCCGTGGTGCTGGGCTCCGCCACGCCGTCCATGGAGTCCTGGTGGCGCGCGGAGCAGGGCACCTACCGCAAGCTGGTGCTGCGCGAGCGTGCCCAGACCGACGCCACGCTGCCCACGGTACGCCTGATCGATATCAACCAGGAACGCCAGCGCCAGCGCGCTCTCTACGAAGGCCTGTCGGTGCCGTTGCTCAACGCCATCGAGGCCCGCCTGCACCGCGGCGAACAGAGCCTGCTGTTCCTGAACCGTCGCGGCTACGCCCCGGTGCTCGCTTGCGACAGCTGCGGCTGGCTCTCCGGCTGCCCGCGCTGCTCGGCCTATATGGTGCTGCACCGGCCTGAGCGCCGCCTGCGCTGCCACCATTGCGGCCTGGAATCCCCCGTGCCGCATCACTGCCCGGATTGCGGCAATGTGGACGTGGCGCCGCTTGGACGAGGCACTCAGCGCATCGAGGAAGCCCTGGCCGCCCGCTTCCCGCAAGCCCGCATTGCCCGCATCGATGCCGATTCCACGCGCCGCAAGGGCAGTGCCCAGGCCATGTTCGACGAGGTCCACGCGGGCGAGGTCGACATCCTGGTCGGCACCCAGATGGTGGCCAAGGGACACGACTTCCAGCGCGTGACCCTGGTCGGCATCGTCCATCCGGACGCCGCCATGTTCAGCCACGATTTCCGCGCGGCCGAGCACTTGTTTGCCTCCCTGATGCAGGTGGCAGGGCGCGCCGGAAGGGCGGGGCTGGCGGGCGAGGTGCTGATCCAGACCCGCTATCCCGATGCATCGGCATTGCAGGCATTGGTACGCCATGACTATGATGGATTCGCGGCGACCCAGTTGCGCGAGCGCCGCCAGGCCGGGTTGCCCCTGTTTGCCTACCAGGTGCTCGTCACGGCCGACCATGCCGAGTTGGAGCGTGCGCTGGCGTTCCTCCAGAGCGCACGGAATCGTGCCGATGCGTGCCGGATGGCGCCGGAGGTGCAACTCCATGATCCGGTACCGATGTCGATGGTGCGGGTGGCTAACCGGGAGCGGGCGCAGATGTTGGTGGAAAGCACTTCACGCCTTGCGTTGCAACGATTCATCAGCGAGTGGGTGCAAACTTTCGGCGAGGCGCTGGCCGATGCCAAGGGCGTTCGCTGGCAACTGGAGATTGATCCCTTGCGAATCTGA
- a CDS encoding CoA-binding protein, with protein MQTAIRSMLAMKTVAVAGLSGHPDRPSHEVAAYLQRHGYRIVPVNPRHAGERILGETCHASLAEAAAALAKSGQRIEWVDIFRRAPDVPPVVEDAIAIGARGVWLQLGIVNDEAFARATAAGLLAVQDRCSKIELMRQAA; from the coding sequence ATGCAGACAGCCATACGCAGCATGCTGGCAATGAAGACCGTAGCCGTGGCCGGCCTGTCCGGGCACCCGGACAGGCCCAGCCATGAAGTCGCCGCCTACCTGCAGCGCCACGGCTATCGCATTGTCCCCGTCAATCCGCGCCATGCGGGCGAGCGCATCCTGGGCGAGACCTGCCACGCCAGCCTGGCCGAGGCCGCTGCGGCCTTGGCCAAGTCGGGGCAGCGCATCGAGTGGGTCGATATCTTCCGCCGCGCCCCCGATGTGCCGCCGGTGGTCGAGGATGCCATCGCGATCGGCGCGCGAGGCGTCTGGCTGCAACTCGGCATCGTCAACGACGAGGCCTTTGCCCGGGCCACCGCCGCCGGGTTGCTGGCGGTGCAGGACCGCTGCAGCAAGATCGAGCTGATGCGCCAGGCTGCCTGA
- a CDS encoding RsiV family protein has product MRLDAGNVSLLRTTWRYSGGAHGSLDYVSGTWRRHAPASATASAPAAQPVYRPVGLADLLQPGEACLQKFNDEIQAALKRQGAAEPARGVLDAQALQESGVLFTLYRGGVVLHYAPYAVGPFAQVSYQVAVPFARLGSCARPGAPAAISPPNPTRRNRRERDADSHTQHAGNEDRSRGRPVRAPGQAQP; this is encoded by the coding sequence ATGCGGCTGGATGCCGGTAATGTCAGCCTGCTACGTACCACCTGGCGCTACAGCGGTGGCGCGCATGGCAGCCTCGACTACGTGAGTGGCACCTGGCGGCGTCATGCCCCTGCGAGTGCAACGGCATCCGCGCCGGCTGCCCAGCCGGTCTATCGCCCGGTCGGGCTGGCCGATCTCCTGCAGCCGGGCGAGGCCTGCCTGCAAAAATTCAACGACGAGATACAGGCTGCACTGAAGCGGCAGGGCGCAGCCGAGCCCGCGCGTGGCGTGCTCGACGCACAAGCCCTGCAGGAATCGGGCGTCCTGTTTACCCTGTACCGCGGTGGCGTGGTGTTGCACTACGCCCCTTATGCGGTCGGCCCATTTGCGCAGGTCTCCTACCAGGTGGCGGTGCCGTTCGCGCGGCTGGGCAGCTGTGCCCGCCCGGGGGCACCGGCCGCGATCAGTCCCCCGAACCCAACGAGAAGGAATCGACGTGAGCGAGATGCAGACAGCCATACGCAGCATGCTGGCAATGAAGACCGTAGCCGTGGCCGGCCTGTCCGGGCACCCGGACAGGCCCAGCCATGA
- a CDS encoding F0F1 ATP synthase subunit epsilon, producing MATILVDVVSAESSIFSGQAKFVALPGESGELGILPGHTPLITRIQPGAVRIEKEDGSEEFVFVAGGILEVQPKHVTVLADTAIRGSDLDEAKAQQAKRAAEELMQNQSGDLDLARAQGELAVATAQLAAIARLRRKR from the coding sequence ATGGCAACCATTCTTGTAGACGTCGTCAGCGCCGAATCGTCGATCTTCTCCGGTCAGGCGAAGTTCGTGGCACTGCCGGGCGAGTCGGGCGAGCTGGGTATCCTGCCGGGCCATACGCCGCTGATTACGCGTATCCAGCCGGGCGCGGTGCGCATCGAGAAGGAAGACGGCAGCGAAGAGTTCGTCTTCGTGGCCGGCGGGATTCTCGAAGTCCAGCCCAAGCACGTCACCGTGCTGGCGGACACCGCTATCCGCGGCAGCGACCTCGACGAAGCCAAGGCGCAGCAAGCCAAGCGCGCCGCCGAGGAGCTGATGCAGAACCAGAGCGGCGATCTCGACCTCGCACGTGCGCAGGGCGAGCTGGCTGTGGCTACTGCGCAGCTGGCTGCCATCGCGCGCCTGCGCCGGAAACGGTAA
- the atpD gene encoding F0F1 ATP synthase subunit beta encodes MSIGNIVQCIGAVVDIEFPRDALPKVYEALVLEDSNEASFAEKGLTFEVQQQLGDGVVRTIALGSSDGLRRGMAVKGTGAPISVPVGHGTLGRIMDVLGRPIDEAGPIQSDELRSIHQKAPKFDELSPSVDLLETGIKVIDLVCPFAKGGKVGLFGGAGVGKTVNMMELINNIAKQHSGLSVFAGVGERTREGNDFYHEMKDSNVLDKVAMVFGQMNEPPGNRLRVALSGLTMAEKFRDEGRDILFFVDNIYRYTLAGTEVSALLGRMPSAVGYQPTLAEEMGKLQERITSTKTGSITSIQAVYVPADDLTDPSPATTFLHLDSTVVLSRDIAALGIYPAVDPLDSTSRQLDPQVVGQEHYDVARRVQQTLQRYKELRDIIAILGMDELSPEDKQSVSRARKIQRFLSQPFHVAEVFTGSPGKYVTLKETIRGFKMLVDGECDHLPEQAFYMVGSIDEAFEKAKKLQ; translated from the coding sequence ATGAGTATCGGAAATATTGTGCAGTGTATTGGCGCCGTGGTGGACATCGAGTTCCCCCGCGACGCGCTGCCGAAGGTGTACGAAGCGCTCGTGCTGGAAGACAGCAACGAAGCCTCGTTCGCCGAGAAGGGCCTGACCTTCGAAGTGCAGCAACAGCTGGGTGACGGCGTGGTGCGTACCATTGCCCTCGGCTCGTCGGACGGCCTGCGCCGCGGCATGGCAGTGAAGGGCACTGGCGCCCCGATCTCGGTGCCCGTCGGTCACGGCACGCTGGGCCGGATCATGGACGTGCTGGGTCGTCCCATCGACGAAGCTGGCCCGATCCAATCGGACGAGCTGCGCTCGATCCACCAGAAGGCCCCGAAGTTCGACGAACTGTCGCCTTCGGTTGACCTGCTGGAAACCGGCATCAAGGTGATCGACCTGGTCTGCCCGTTCGCAAAGGGCGGTAAGGTTGGCCTGTTCGGTGGCGCCGGCGTCGGCAAGACCGTGAACATGATGGAGCTCATCAACAACATCGCCAAGCAGCACAGCGGTTTGTCGGTGTTCGCCGGCGTGGGCGAGCGTACCCGTGAAGGGAACGACTTCTACCACGAAATGAAGGACTCGAACGTTCTCGACAAGGTGGCCATGGTGTTCGGCCAGATGAACGAGCCGCCGGGCAACCGTCTGCGCGTGGCACTGTCCGGCCTGACCATGGCCGAGAAGTTCCGCGACGAAGGCCGTGACATCCTGTTCTTCGTCGACAACATCTACCGCTACACGCTGGCCGGTACCGAAGTGTCCGCACTGCTGGGCCGTATGCCTTCTGCAGTGGGTTACCAGCCGACGCTGGCCGAGGAAATGGGCAAGCTGCAAGAGCGCATCACCTCGACCAAGACCGGCTCGATCACGTCGATCCAGGCCGTGTACGTGCCTGCGGATGACTTGACCGACCCGTCGCCTGCCACCACCTTCCTGCACCTGGACTCGACCGTCGTGCTGTCGCGTGACATCGCCGCGCTGGGTATCTACCCGGCAGTCGATCCGCTCGACTCGACCTCGCGTCAGCTGGACCCGCAAGTCGTGGGTCAAGAGCACTACGACGTGGCCCGTCGCGTGCAGCAAACGCTGCAACGCTACAAGGAACTGCGCGACATTATCGCGATTCTGGGCATGGACGAACTGTCGCCCGAAGACAAGCAGTCGGTATCGCGCGCTCGTAAGATCCAGCGTTTCCTGTCGCAGCCCTTCCACGTTGCGGAAGTGTTCACGGGTTCGCCGGGCAAGTACGTCACGCTGAAGGAAACCATCCGCGGCTTCAAGATGCTGGTGGACGGCGAGTGCGATCACCTGCCGGAGCAAGCGTTCTACATGGTCGGATCGATCGACGAAGCCTTCGAGAAGGCCAAGAAGCTCCAGTAA
- the atpG gene encoding F0F1 ATP synthase subunit gamma has protein sequence MAGTKEIRTKIKSVQNTRKITKAMEMVAASKMRKAQERMRNARPYAEKVRNIAAHLAEANPEFKHPFMVAREVKRAGMIVVTTDKGLCGGMNTNVLRAVTNELRELQGRGVQVQSTAIGSKGMQFLGRIGAKVISHVVHLGDTPHLEKLIGAIKVQLDAFTNGEVDAVYLAYTKFINTMKQEPMVEQLLPLPADKFAQTEDEKRAYSWDYIYEPDAQTVVEELLVRYVEALVYQAVAENMASEQSARMVAMKAASDNAKNVIGELQLVYNKTRQAAITKELSEIVSGAAAV, from the coding sequence ATGGCCGGAACGAAAGAAATTCGAACCAAGATCAAGAGCGTGCAAAACACGCGCAAGATCACCAAGGCGATGGAGATGGTCGCCGCGTCCAAGATGCGCAAGGCGCAGGAACGGATGCGTAACGCCCGTCCTTACGCTGAGAAAGTGCGCAATATCGCGGCGCATCTGGCTGAAGCCAACCCCGAGTTCAAGCACCCCTTCATGGTGGCACGCGAAGTCAAGCGCGCCGGCATGATCGTGGTGACGACCGACAAGGGGCTGTGCGGCGGGATGAACACGAACGTGCTGCGCGCGGTGACCAATGAACTGCGTGAGCTGCAAGGCCGCGGCGTGCAGGTGCAAAGCACCGCCATTGGCTCCAAGGGCATGCAGTTCCTGGGCCGCATCGGCGCCAAGGTGATTTCGCACGTAGTGCACCTCGGTGACACCCCGCATCTGGAAAAACTGATCGGTGCGATCAAGGTCCAGCTCGACGCCTTCACCAATGGTGAGGTGGACGCTGTGTACCTGGCTTACACCAAGTTCATCAATACGATGAAGCAGGAGCCGATGGTGGAGCAGCTGCTGCCGCTCCCCGCCGACAAGTTTGCCCAGACCGAAGATGAAAAGCGCGCCTACTCGTGGGATTACATCTACGAGCCCGACGCACAGACCGTAGTGGAAGAACTGTTGGTCCGCTACGTCGAAGCGCTGGTGTACCAGGCCGTGGCCGAGAACATGGCGTCCGAGCAGTCGGCGCGCATGGTGGCCATGAAGGCGGCATCCGACAATGCCAAGAACGTGATCGGCGAACTGCAACTGGTCTACAACAAGACCCGTCAGGCAGCGATTACCAAGGAACTGTCGGAAATCGTCAGCGGTGCCGCAGCCGTCTAA
- the atpA gene encoding F0F1 ATP synthase subunit alpha: MQLNPSEISELIKSRISGLGADAEVRNTGTVISVTDGICRVHGLSGVMQGEMLEFPGNTFGLALNLERDSVGAVVLGEYEHISEGDPVKCTGRILEVPVGKELLGRVVNTLGQPIDGKGPINAKETDVIEKVAPGVIARQSVSQPVQTGLKSIDAMVPIGRGQRELIIGDRQTGKTAVAVDAIINQKGKGVFCVYVAIGQKASTVNNVVRKLEELGAMEYTIVVAATASDSAAMQYLAAYAGCTMGEYFRDRGEDALIVYDDLTKQAWAYRQVSLLLRRPPGREAYPGDVFYLHSRLLERAARVNADYVEKFTKGAVTGKTGSLTALPVIETQAGDVSAFVPTNVISITDGQIFLETDLFNAGIRPAINAGISVSRVGGAAQTKVIKKLSGGIRTDLAQYRELAAFAQFASDLDDATRKQLERGRRVTELLKQAQYLPLQVWQLAASLYAANNGFLDNVEVKDILPFEKGLHDHLKTKYADLINRIEDTKDLSKEDEATLRAAIEDFKKSAAF, from the coding sequence ATGCAACTGAACCCCTCAGAAATCAGCGAGCTGATCAAGTCCCGCATCTCGGGTCTTGGCGCCGACGCTGAAGTGCGCAACACCGGCACGGTAATTTCCGTGACCGATGGTATCTGCCGCGTGCACGGCCTGTCCGGCGTGATGCAGGGCGAGATGCTGGAATTCCCCGGCAACACGTTCGGTCTCGCACTGAACCTCGAGCGCGACTCTGTCGGCGCCGTGGTGCTGGGCGAGTATGAACACATTTCGGAAGGCGACCCGGTCAAGTGCACCGGCCGCATTCTGGAAGTGCCGGTTGGCAAGGAACTGCTGGGCCGCGTGGTCAACACGCTGGGTCAGCCGATCGACGGCAAGGGCCCGATCAACGCCAAAGAAACCGACGTGATCGAAAAGGTTGCCCCTGGCGTGATCGCACGTCAGTCGGTGAGCCAGCCGGTGCAGACCGGCCTGAAGTCGATCGACGCGATGGTGCCGATCGGCCGTGGCCAGCGCGAGCTGATCATTGGCGACCGCCAGACCGGCAAGACCGCCGTCGCTGTCGACGCCATCATCAACCAGAAGGGCAAGGGCGTTTTCTGCGTCTACGTGGCAATCGGTCAGAAGGCTTCGACCGTGAACAACGTGGTGCGCAAGCTCGAAGAACTGGGCGCGATGGAATACACCATCGTCGTCGCAGCCACGGCTTCGGACTCCGCCGCCATGCAGTACCTGGCTGCCTACGCCGGTTGCACGATGGGCGAGTACTTCCGCGACCGCGGCGAAGACGCGCTGATCGTCTATGACGACCTGACCAAGCAAGCCTGGGCCTACCGCCAGGTGTCGCTGCTGCTGCGCCGCCCGCCGGGCCGCGAAGCCTACCCCGGCGACGTGTTCTACCTGCACTCGCGTCTGCTCGAGCGCGCAGCCCGCGTGAACGCCGACTACGTCGAGAAGTTCACCAAGGGTGCCGTGACCGGCAAGACCGGCTCGCTGACCGCGCTGCCCGTGATCGAAACGCAGGCTGGCGACGTGTCCGCTTTCGTGCCGACCAACGTGATCTCGATCACCGACGGCCAGATCTTCCTGGAAACCGACCTGTTCAACGCTGGTATCCGCCCCGCAATCAACGCCGGTATCTCGGTGTCGCGCGTTGGTGGTGCCGCCCAGACCAAGGTCATCAAGAAGCTGTCCGGCGGTATCCGTACCGACTTGGCCCAGTACCGTGAGCTGGCTGCGTTCGCGCAGTTCGCTTCCGACCTGGACGATGCCACCCGCAAGCAGCTGGAGCGCGGCCGCCGCGTGACGGAACTGCTCAAGCAGGCTCAATACCTGCCGCTGCAGGTGTGGCAGCTGGCCGCGTCGCTGTACGCAGCCAACAACGGCTTCCTCGACAACGTGGAAGTGAAGGACATTCTCCCGTTCGAGAAGGGCCTGCACGACCATCTGAAGACCAAGTACGCCGACCTCATCAACCGCATCGAAGATACCAAGGATCTTTCGAAGGAAGATGAAGCCACGCTGCGTGCCGCGATCGAGGATTTCAAGAAGTCCGCCGCGTTCTAA
- a CDS encoding F0F1 ATP synthase subunit B, with translation MNLNATFFAQMVVFFILWWVVAKFIWPPLVKALDERAKKIADGLAAAEKGKAELELANKRVDQALAEARTEGAQRVADAEKRAQLTADEIKQNAQAEAARIIAQAKAEAEQQVTRAREQLRDQVAVLAVKGAEQILKREVNAQVHADLLNQLKAEL, from the coding sequence ATGAATCTGAACGCAACGTTTTTTGCGCAGATGGTCGTGTTCTTCATCCTGTGGTGGGTAGTTGCCAAATTCATTTGGCCGCCGCTGGTGAAGGCGCTCGACGAACGCGCAAAGAAGATCGCCGATGGCCTCGCCGCCGCCGAAAAAGGCAAGGCTGAGCTCGAACTCGCCAACAAGCGTGTGGACCAGGCCCTGGCCGAAGCCCGCACCGAAGGTGCTCAACGCGTCGCCGACGCCGAGAAGCGCGCTCAACTGACCGCTGACGAGATCAAGCAAAACGCCCAGGCAGAAGCCGCACGCATCATTGCCCAGGCCAAGGCCGAAGCCGAACAGCAAGTCACCCGCGCGCGCGAGCAATTGCGCGACCAGGTCGCCGTGCTGGCCGTCAAGGGTGCCGAGCAGATCCTCAAGCGCGAAGTGAACGCGCAGGTCCACGCGGATCTGCTCAATCAACTCAAGGCTGAGCTCTAA
- the atpE gene encoding F0F1 ATP synthase subunit C encodes MQAYLANIQGLTAIGIGIIIGLGAIGACLGIALMGGKYIEACARQPELMNPLQTKMFLLAGLIDAAFLIGVGVAMLFAFANPLLAVIK; translated from the coding sequence ATGCAAGCATATCTCGCCAACATCCAGGGTCTGACCGCCATCGGTATCGGCATCATCATCGGTCTGGGCGCAATCGGCGCCTGCCTGGGTATCGCCCTGATGGGTGGCAAGTACATTGAAGCGTGCGCACGTCAGCCTGAACTGATGAACCCGCTGCAAACCAAGATGTTCCTGCTGGCTGGCCTGATCGATGCAGCATTCCTGATCGGCGTGGGCGTTGCAATGCTGTTCGCATTCGCCAACCCGCTGCTGGCTGTCATCAAGTAA
- the atpB gene encoding F0F1 ATP synthase subunit A has protein sequence MSAAQGAEQALTPSGYIAEHLQNLNTVGGKQAAVVDFSVLNYDTVFWSVLCGAIAVIFLYAAARRATAGVPGRFQAFVEMIVEMVDDQAKGIIHGDRSFIAPLALMVFCWITVMNAIDLIPVDWVTGLNGLLGIFHIHLPHHRAVATADLNGTLGMSCAVLVLMIYYSFKIKGAGGFVHELLSAPFGAKWYLAPFNLILNLIEFLAKAVSLGMRLFGNMYAGELVFLLIALLGSIWTFGADLSALGFVGHVLAGTVWAIFHILIVLLQAFIFMMLTLVYIGQAHDHH, from the coding sequence ATGTCAGCTGCTCAAGGCGCCGAACAGGCCCTCACCCCCTCCGGCTATATCGCCGAACACTTGCAGAACCTCAACACGGTTGGTGGCAAGCAAGCCGCCGTCGTTGACTTCAGCGTCCTCAACTATGACACCGTATTCTGGTCGGTGCTGTGCGGTGCCATCGCCGTGATTTTCCTGTACGCTGCCGCTCGCCGCGCGACCGCCGGCGTGCCGGGCCGCTTCCAGGCTTTCGTGGAAATGATCGTCGAGATGGTCGACGACCAGGCCAAGGGCATCATCCACGGCGACCGCTCCTTCATCGCCCCGCTGGCACTGATGGTGTTCTGCTGGATCACCGTGATGAATGCCATCGACTTGATCCCGGTCGACTGGGTCACCGGCCTGAACGGCCTGCTGGGCATCTTCCACATCCATCTGCCGCACCACCGCGCGGTTGCCACGGCCGACCTGAACGGTACGCTGGGCATGTCGTGCGCCGTGCTGGTGCTGATGATCTATTACAGCTTCAAGATCAAGGGCGCGGGCGGTTTCGTCCACGAACTGCTGTCGGCCCCGTTCGGCGCCAAGTGGTACCTGGCCCCGTTCAACCTGATCCTGAACCTGATTGAATTCCTGGCCAAGGCGGTTTCGCTGGGCATGCGGTTGTTCGGCAACATGTACGCCGGCGAACTGGTGTTCCTGCTGATCGCGCTGCTGGGTTCCATCTGGACGTTCGGTGCGGATCTCTCCGCGCTGGGCTTCGTCGGTCATGTGCTGGCCGGTACGGTATGGGCGATCTTCCACATCCTGATCGTTCTGCTCCAGGCTTTCATTTTCATGATGCTGACGCTGGTGTACATCGGCCAGGCACACGATCACCACTGA
- a CDS encoding ATP synthase subunit I encodes MVSDRQDAGQKKDRQARDAWEDEAEREEEAVDPLSRVEAETLFGERTLRPSRMTPGRVVLAQVAVTLLSAIAWRLFAGGNAGAAGWSALFGGAACFVPSGFFALRLWMARERPSVSGLVVGEAIKVFATAGLFVLVVVLYSELRWVPMLVTFVLALKTYWVALAIR; translated from the coding sequence GTGGTTTCAGATCGTCAGGATGCTGGTCAAAAGAAAGACCGGCAGGCGCGTGATGCCTGGGAAGATGAGGCAGAACGCGAAGAAGAGGCGGTCGATCCGCTGTCGCGCGTCGAGGCGGAGACGCTGTTCGGCGAGCGCACGCTGCGCCCTTCGCGCATGACGCCCGGCAGGGTCGTGCTGGCGCAGGTTGCGGTTACTTTGTTGTCGGCCATTGCCTGGCGACTGTTTGCTGGCGGCAACGCCGGCGCGGCGGGTTGGTCGGCACTATTCGGTGGCGCGGCGTGTTTCGTGCCCAGCGGTTTCTTCGCGCTGCGACTCTGGATGGCGCGCGAGCGTCCCTCGGTCAGCGGACTGGTGGTCGGCGAGGCGATCAAGGTGTTTGCCACCGCCGGACTGTTCGTCCTGGTAGTGGTGCTGTACAGCGAGTTGCGCTGGGTACCGATGCTGGTCACGTTCGTGCTTGCGCTCAAGACTTACTGGGTCGCGCTGGCGATTCGCTGA
- a CDS encoding ParB/RepB/Spo0J family partition protein has protein sequence MSTAKKKGLGRGLEALLGGPAEIVDAVKQEGAPSVLRLDQLQPGKYQPRTRMDEGALQELAASIRAQGLMQPILVRRVAEPDRYEIIAGERRFRASRIAGLEEVPVLVKDVADEAAAAMALIENIQREDLNPLEEAQGIMRLVREFNFTHEQAAESVGRSRSAVSNLLRLLNLAQPVQTMLMAGDLDMGHARALLSADGANQITLANQIVNKRLSVRETEKLVASTLKPFDLRLQKPNNGAPARDVTRLEEELSDALGLPVQIKLGVRGKGQLTIHFTSNDALDGVLTRLREPGESQSPA, from the coding sequence ATGAGCACCGCGAAGAAGAAGGGCCTGGGCCGCGGACTGGAAGCACTGCTGGGTGGTCCGGCCGAGATTGTCGATGCCGTCAAGCAGGAGGGCGCGCCCTCCGTGCTGCGCCTGGACCAGCTCCAGCCCGGCAAATACCAGCCGCGCACGCGCATGGACGAAGGCGCGCTGCAGGAGTTGGCTGCGAGCATTCGCGCCCAAGGGTTGATGCAGCCGATCCTGGTGCGCCGCGTTGCCGAGCCGGACCGCTACGAGATCATTGCCGGTGAGCGCCGCTTCCGCGCATCCAGGATCGCCGGGCTCGAAGAGGTGCCGGTGCTGGTCAAGGACGTGGCCGACGAAGCCGCGGCCGCGATGGCGCTGATCGAGAATATTCAGCGTGAGGACCTCAACCCGCTGGAAGAAGCGCAAGGCATCATGCGCCTGGTACGCGAATTCAATTTCACGCATGAGCAGGCGGCGGAATCGGTAGGGCGCTCGCGCAGCGCTGTGTCCAACCTGCTGCGTCTCTTGAACCTGGCCCAGCCGGTCCAGACCATGCTGATGGCGGGCGATCTCGACATGGGCCACGCCCGTGCGCTGCTCTCCGCCGACGGCGCCAACCAGATCACGCTCGCCAATCAGATCGTCAACAAACGTTTATCGGTGCGCGAGACCGAAAAGCTGGTAGCCTCCACCCTCAAGCCCTTTGACCTCAGGTTGCAGAAGCCGAACAACGGCGCGCCGGCGCGCGACGTGACCCGCCTGGAGGAAGAACTATCCGACGCGCTTGGCCTGCCGGTGCAGATCAAGCTGGGCGTGCGGGGCAAAGGCCAGCTCACCATTCACTTCACCAGCAATGATGCGCTCGACGGTGTGCTGACACGCCTGCGCGAGCCCGGCGAAAGCCAGTCACCCGCCTGA